One part of the Mangrovibacillus cuniculi genome encodes these proteins:
- a CDS encoding tyrosine-type recombinase/integrase, with amino-acid sequence MKGTYKRRGCTCEDERKCGCGKRWSYWLDIGRDPLTGKRKQLCRGGFQTKHDAEMAAASVMADLREGTYMEQSNILFKDFVELWIPLYVERKGPKPGTVRLKKYAIKKLLPYLAHLKIKDITEQRYQEALNHLQDSGLSKTTLEGIHSTGNMIFQMAVNKKYIKYNPTLESYIKKDVSSEKDIIDVRNTIPKYLEKDELKIFLDSANSDGLYMDSLIFTLLAYTGIRVGELVALKWNDVNMEKKTLTISKTYYNEKNNIAKYEILPPKTKKANRKLFVSSTVIRLLLQIKEEQDQLIQRLGKGYEDRGFIFTNVRTYPGLPILTTLVASRMKRVLKNCNLHPGMTPHTLRHTHTSLLAEANVELDDIRDRLGHEDDDITRKIYLHVTDPVNKEVSDKFDDLMNSF; translated from the coding sequence GTGAAAGGAACGTATAAGAGGCGTGGTTGTACATGTGAAGACGAGAGAAAGTGTGGATGTGGCAAGCGATGGTCGTACTGGTTAGATATTGGCCGTGACCCTCTTACTGGGAAAAGAAAACAACTATGCAGAGGCGGTTTCCAAACCAAACACGATGCAGAAATGGCTGCTGCTTCTGTAATGGCAGATTTAAGAGAGGGTACCTATATGGAACAGTCTAATATCTTGTTTAAAGATTTTGTGGAACTGTGGATCCCACTCTATGTAGAAAGAAAAGGACCAAAGCCTGGTACTGTTCGACTAAAGAAATATGCAATTAAGAAACTACTTCCGTATTTAGCACACCTTAAAATAAAGGACATCACCGAACAGAGATATCAAGAAGCTTTAAATCACTTACAAGATAGTGGATTATCTAAAACAACACTAGAAGGTATCCACAGTACAGGTAATATGATTTTCCAAATGGCAGTAAACAAAAAATACATTAAATACAATCCTACCTTGGAATCATACATTAAAAAAGATGTTTCCTCAGAGAAGGATATCATAGATGTTCGGAACACTATCCCTAAGTATTTGGAAAAGGATGAATTAAAGATTTTCTTGGATTCTGCGAACAGTGATGGATTGTATATGGATTCATTAATATTTACCCTGTTAGCCTATACAGGCATACGGGTAGGAGAGTTAGTCGCGCTGAAATGGAATGATGTTAATATGGAGAAAAAAACGTTAACAATTTCCAAGACCTACTATAATGAAAAAAATAATATAGCCAAATATGAAATCTTGCCACCAAAAACAAAAAAGGCCAATCGAAAGCTATTTGTTTCCTCTACAGTAATAAGGTTGTTGCTTCAAATCAAAGAGGAACAAGATCAACTTATTCAGCGATTAGGAAAAGGCTATGAAGACCGAGGGTTTATTTTTACGAACGTGCGAACCTATCCAGGCCTCCCTATCCTCACAACATTAGTAGCAAGTAGAATGAAACGAGTACTGAAGAATTGTAACTTGCATCCTGGGATGACACCGCATACGCTTCGTCACACACACACTTCCTTATTGGCAGAAGCCAATGTCGAATTAGATGATATTCGTGATCGACTCGGTCACGAGGACGATGATATAACAAGAAAGATATACCTCCATGTAACAGATCCTGTGAATAAGGAGGTATCGGATAAATTTGATGATCTTATGAACAGCTTTTGA
- a CDS encoding helix-turn-helix domain-containing protein: MKEAKRFEKWDDLPDVLTARHIAEFLELSRSTIYELFNEKEEHRGIPNFAIGSSKRVLKSDLREWISSQKENK, translated from the coding sequence TTGAAGGAAGCAAAACGTTTCGAAAAGTGGGATGACCTACCTGACGTGTTAACCGCAAGGCATATAGCGGAATTTCTAGAGTTATCTCGTAGTACTATTTACGAGTTGTTCAATGAGAAGGAAGAACACAGAGGTATACCCAACTTCGCCATTGGTTCTTCTAAGAGAGTACTAAAAAGTGATCTACGAGAATGGATTAGCTCGCAAAAAGAAAACAAGTAG
- a CDS encoding tyrosine-type recombinase/integrase encodes MSKVTNDTFEQLSFDSIDWDTDASANEDPSDRETPTSTCNEMGEFPEELTTFLSGTREKKIHAKNGSFNPIISQELGLKSKMLAHNGEKFTKEELISIMESLFRSSPPQKVIPLGEDGLKQWFRDNLIMELEAKLIRQFLVQRSYRLQYRMLFQLILRFKDFEALVSKATRKKASDLGREDFLQPALYEEVITSQFYHENFDLFYKQMNPFSGNALTYRPKKRSEIKLPPAVHSFLAYKKRQGTKPDRLKKFQYELHRYLRWSCNMLNDFRVYSMENVPITLFTQEHLKTYKNYLIKCIQSGRFTENGSMKHFKNIKTFFSTLYHMRYMKNDITRGIKNIQGDDYQSRYMPTDKEIETFFTAIERYSDTPLLDKLAFGLMVFLGFRSCELERLQWSNINWSLEDVKFTAKGGNTHSLPIPSHLMDLLKEVAQKENGLIFGKHAQPLRDILASKYRIFTRIAEWKEASGPHQLRHAYITRLTKQEVVPKLLKRLARHESLSTTSLYIHRTEEEVGDKAKQVSFPWEVK; translated from the coding sequence ATGAGTAAAGTAACAAACGACACATTTGAGCAGTTATCTTTTGATTCCATCGATTGGGATACCGATGCATCAGCGAACGAAGATCCATCAGATAGGGAAACCCCCACATCAACGTGTAATGAAATGGGGGAGTTTCCAGAAGAGTTAACCACCTTTTTGTCTGGAACTAGAGAGAAGAAGATACACGCAAAGAATGGAAGTTTTAATCCAATAATCTCGCAGGAACTAGGTTTAAAATCTAAAATGCTTGCTCATAATGGAGAGAAATTTACTAAGGAAGAGTTGATTTCTATTATGGAAAGCTTATTTAGAAGTTCGCCTCCACAGAAGGTTATTCCATTAGGGGAGGATGGATTAAAGCAGTGGTTCAGAGACAATTTGATAATGGAACTTGAAGCCAAACTGATTCGGCAGTTTTTAGTGCAGCGATCATACCGACTACAGTATAGAATGTTGTTCCAGCTGATCTTGCGATTTAAAGACTTTGAGGCGTTGGTCAGTAAGGCGACTCGAAAAAAGGCATCTGACCTTGGGCGAGAAGACTTTTTACAGCCCGCACTTTATGAGGAGGTCATAACCAGTCAGTTTTATCACGAAAACTTTGATTTGTTTTACAAGCAAATGAATCCCTTTTCAGGAAACGCTTTAACGTACAGACCGAAAAAACGGTCAGAGATAAAGCTACCGCCAGCAGTACACTCTTTTTTGGCTTATAAAAAGAGGCAGGGGACGAAGCCAGATCGTTTGAAAAAGTTTCAATATGAACTGCATCGTTACTTACGATGGTCCTGCAATATGCTAAATGATTTTCGTGTTTATTCAATGGAAAATGTTCCCATTACCTTGTTTACACAGGAACACTTGAAGACGTATAAAAATTATCTTATCAAGTGCATTCAAAGTGGACGGTTTACAGAGAATGGGTCCATGAAACACTTTAAAAATATCAAAACGTTCTTTAGTACCCTCTATCACATGAGGTATATGAAAAATGATATTACAAGGGGCATTAAGAATATCCAAGGGGATGATTATCAATCTCGTTATATGCCAACGGATAAAGAAATTGAAACATTTTTTACTGCCATCGAACGCTATTCCGATACCCCTTTACTAGATAAGCTAGCATTCGGATTAATGGTTTTTCTGGGCTTTCGGTCTTGTGAACTGGAAAGATTACAATGGAGTAATATAAATTGGAGCCTCGAGGACGTCAAGTTTACAGCGAAGGGTGGAAATACACACTCTCTTCCAATTCCATCTCATCTTATGGACCTCTTAAAGGAAGTAGCACAAAAAGAGAACGGATTAATCTTTGGGAAGCACGCACAACCATTAAGAGACATCTTAGCGTCTAAGTACCGCATTTTTACAAGAATTGCAGAATGGAAAGAGGCAAGTGGCCCTCATCAGCTGCGACATGCATATATTACGCGTCTAACCAAGCAAGAAGTTGTACCAAAGCTACTTAAACGATTAGCTCGCCATGAATCCCTGTCTACGACATCTCTATACATCCATCGTACAGAAGAGGAAGTGGGAGATAAGGCTAAGCAGGTCTCGTTTCCGTGGGAGGTGAAGTAA
- a CDS encoding tyrosine-type recombinase/integrase, which translates to MALERENLPPFTIQDEVQALLNKYGQVQLEKELGTLGVLITEEKNPKNIDITLLEAAHHFLEDEFSTYQSVAPSSQSSYKSETRSFCKFFGVNFDKSISTNVKLIEVLTPEKLGLYLQQPGLAEATRRKKAAFLRSFINSVARDLLSEKQINQLNKRALQLHPPDPQPPRAFTAEQIDYLLSLSRLTRCSLRNYTILWILLGTGIRVDELHFQIGDVNLEQGWIKVKAKGRKQRAKVKRFMTKGATKVMSDYIHFTYAHFKNVFSEQDYNRCYVFSDDNGKSALSNRAIQQMVKGLIDTAIENKVIKDKVWDSDRGEEVKVNYSTHSFRHSFAIYALESGMDIYIVKELLGHKSIESTQVYLNLFDEQYQKAMDKHPFAKLEANQLKHWGVGL; encoded by the coding sequence ATGGCACTAGAGAGAGAGAATCTTCCACCATTCACTATCCAGGATGAAGTGCAAGCCCTTTTAAATAAATACGGGCAAGTTCAATTGGAAAAAGAACTTGGAACATTAGGAGTACTCATAACGGAGGAAAAGAACCCCAAAAATATAGACATAACGTTATTAGAAGCAGCACATCACTTCCTAGAGGATGAATTTTCAACCTATCAAAGCGTGGCCCCTTCTTCCCAGTCTTCTTATAAAAGTGAAACGAGAAGTTTTTGTAAGTTCTTTGGAGTCAATTTTGATAAAAGTATCTCTACAAATGTCAAGTTGATAGAGGTATTAACCCCTGAAAAGCTAGGGTTGTATTTACAACAGCCGGGGTTAGCGGAGGCGACTAGACGAAAGAAGGCGGCTTTTTTAAGGAGCTTTATCAATTCAGTCGCACGAGATTTGCTTAGTGAGAAACAGATTAATCAATTAAACAAAAGGGCACTACAATTGCATCCTCCAGATCCACAACCTCCAAGAGCTTTTACCGCGGAACAAATTGATTATTTACTAAGTTTGTCTCGTTTAACTCGGTGTTCTCTTCGGAACTATACCATACTTTGGATCCTTTTAGGAACGGGAATTCGAGTGGACGAATTACATTTTCAGATAGGGGATGTCAATCTTGAACAAGGATGGATAAAGGTAAAGGCGAAAGGAAGGAAACAACGAGCAAAAGTGAAACGATTCATGACAAAAGGAGCTACCAAGGTAATGTCCGACTATATTCATTTCACCTATGCTCATTTTAAAAATGTATTCAGTGAGCAGGACTACAATCGATGTTACGTGTTTTCGGATGACAATGGAAAAAGTGCACTCTCTAATCGAGCTATTCAACAAATGGTAAAGGGACTGATTGATACGGCTATTGAAAACAAGGTGATTAAAGATAAAGTGTGGGACAGTGATCGTGGAGAAGAGGTAAAAGTAAATTATTCAACCCATTCGTTTCGTCATTCGTTTGCGATTTACGCCCTGGAGAGTGGGATGGATATTTATATCGTGAAAGAATTACTTGGTCATAAATCCATTGAATCCACACAAGTTTACTTAAATCTATTCGATGAGCAGTACCAAAAAGCCATGGATAAACATCCATTTGCGAAATTAGAAGCGAATCAATTAAAACATTGGGGAGTTGGTCTCTAA
- a CDS encoding tyrosine-type recombinase/integrase, translating to MEGIIFSSIYFKKWLELNTLKHSTVKSYIRYLKCFDDYLRLVGWQGELDFDKFYYSNVQDKYAPIDLDFMDGFIEYLQENKTKSQAMSIFSGIKSFMDLLVDYDLLEYNPLRHYKNPFYYQSIRNRAISEEECIRLLKAAYDLDPFFQQYYLIMLLQTTCGLRAKELCKLTVSQIDFEHNVIVVDKGRKTKIGTVRMTDALQKKLREYMTHPYFLEWSQERDKELFFMKDKSYADYDLNKLLDRIRIKAKISQKITNHDLRATMAYLLYKHGNNYKSIQRQLRHKKLKTTLRYLPIHVELNGYLE from the coding sequence ATGGAAGGGATCATTTTCTCCTCTATCTATTTTAAAAAATGGTTGGAACTGAATACCTTAAAACACTCAACTGTTAAAAGTTATATACGCTACTTAAAATGCTTTGACGATTATTTACGATTAGTAGGATGGCAGGGAGAACTTGACTTTGACAAGTTTTACTATAGCAATGTACAGGATAAATATGCCCCCATTGACCTTGATTTTATGGACGGATTTATCGAGTACCTTCAAGAAAACAAAACAAAATCACAAGCGATGTCCATATTTAGCGGAATAAAAAGTTTCATGGATCTTTTGGTTGATTATGATTTGTTAGAATATAATCCACTTAGGCATTATAAGAATCCGTTTTATTACCAATCGATTCGTAATAGAGCGATAAGTGAAGAAGAGTGTATCCGTTTATTAAAAGCAGCCTACGATCTAGACCCTTTTTTTCAACAATACTACTTGATTATGTTGCTACAAACTACTTGTGGGTTAAGAGCAAAGGAGTTATGTAAGCTAACAGTTTCGCAAATTGATTTCGAACATAATGTCATTGTTGTGGACAAAGGTCGTAAAACAAAAATCGGCACCGTGAGAATGACAGATGCCCTCCAAAAAAAGCTTAGGGAATACATGACCCATCCCTACTTTTTAGAATGGTCGCAAGAGAGAGATAAAGAGTTATTTTTTATGAAAGACAAGTCTTATGCTGATTACGATCTAAATAAACTGTTGGACAGGATTAGAATTAAGGCAAAAATATCTCAAAAAATAACCAACCATGATCTAAGAGCAACTATGGCATATCTTTTGTATAAACATGGAAACAATTATAAATCGATTCAAAGACAACTTCGTCATAAAAAATTAAAGACAACTTTGCGCTACTTACCGATTCATGTTGAATTGAATGGGTACCTTGAATAG
- a CDS encoding tyrosine-type recombinase/integrase, translated as MMKKAIIEFGNKGKYAVVFHDCSEKEAMELFTQRNNQADVDDKLKDNENCFVSMDGSTVKKGFLPKNSVSSTHAKNSSSGDKVILSYLEIEKLLEVAHIDREGIMYELALATGLRLGELLALSWSDVDFEHHTIIVKNSVAEAGGKQSIIRMRSKIRKIVIPAQVLAKLLEYQKEQQFMKDELGEQNDDEINLVFPQINGGLQMRSVVEARFKRLVEKAGIRRVTFHVLRRTHVALIIKAGVPFNLVCNQLGYENGDTLFRILP; from the coding sequence ATGATGAAAAAAGCGATAATCGAATTTGGGAACAAAGGAAAATATGCAGTAGTCTTTCATGACTGTTCAGAGAAGGAGGCAATGGAGTTATTTACCCAACGGAACAATCAGGCGGATGTAGACGACAAACTAAAGGATAATGAGAACTGTTTTGTGTCAATGGATGGTTCTACAGTGAAGAAAGGATTTCTCCCCAAGAATTCTGTCAGCTCTACACACGCAAAAAATTCTTCCAGTGGGGATAAGGTAATTTTAAGTTACTTAGAGATAGAGAAGTTACTTGAAGTCGCTCATATAGACAGAGAAGGTATAATGTATGAACTTGCACTAGCTACTGGGTTACGATTGGGAGAGTTATTAGCATTATCATGGAGTGATGTTGATTTTGAGCATCATACGATAATTGTTAAGAATTCTGTAGCTGAAGCTGGGGGAAAGCAGAGCATTATTAGAATGAGAAGCAAGATTCGCAAGATCGTAATTCCTGCACAAGTGTTAGCAAAGCTACTGGAATATCAAAAAGAACAGCAATTTATGAAGGATGAGCTAGGAGAACAAAATGACGATGAAATTAACCTGGTTTTCCCCCAAATAAATGGTGGACTCCAAATGCGATCGGTAGTTGAAGCGAGGTTTAAACGGTTAGTTGAGAAAGCAGGTATTCGCAGAGTGACCTTTCATGTTTTACGAAGAACACATGTTGCATTAATTATTAAGGCCGGGGTACCTTTTAACCTGGTATGTAATCAATTAGGATACGAGAATGGGGATACACTTTTTCGGATATTACCATAA
- a CDS encoding ABC transporter substrate-binding protein: MELKLNFTQKITNLSPSYCIGTNEVNISKLLYRPLYEYENNELRMNLVVSDNHNDDFTTWTISICNFYWSDGSEGNIGDLVKTWENIIRENLQYSSYLLNIKGASEFKNQENSKIIGLKIKDTKTISIEFIVPIPYFRELLTNINLSPVKGVDNQITPYTIEDFINNKTIHTNNSYKIHSWSSKELVVKSTTKNNIYNKIHFTFSTDYNQILNRLNIGDLHIHDGGTIDGEPNARYLEKYLKYYDFLSTFYLFFNMSKEDKIPVALRRELMQVVHNDVFITGTDKVQTDALIPSGIRNWSTVSYTNDTGYKCISIEQPIVFICNDEPQYVKLSEKLINLWESRLQVRFKLEIYSWDEFVIKLSNGSYDIARAGWVADFPHPHSFYEVLLSDSESNYSKWKNEKFDNLIKESRIIEDLQIMKQKFIKADCLLKKEIPVLPIYEHKLRQLIGNNVINFDISNTGVINYKTTKLTLRGGENNEKDRSS, from the coding sequence ATGGAACTTAAACTAAATTTTACACAAAAAATAACAAATTTATCACCATCTTATTGTATAGGGACTAATGAAGTAAATATAAGTAAGTTACTATACAGACCTTTATATGAATATGAAAATAATGAATTAAGAATGAACTTAGTTGTTAGTGACAATCATAACGATGATTTTACAACATGGACTATATCAATCTGTAATTTTTATTGGAGTGACGGTAGTGAAGGAAATATAGGTGATTTAGTTAAGACGTGGGAGAATATTATAAGGGAGAATTTACAATATTCCTCATATCTATTAAATATTAAGGGTGCTAGTGAATTTAAGAATCAAGAAAACTCCAAAATAATAGGGTTGAAAATTAAGGACACAAAAACAATTTCTATTGAATTTATTGTACCAATTCCTTATTTTAGAGAGTTACTAACAAATATAAACCTATCTCCTGTAAAAGGAGTAGATAATCAAATAACTCCTTATACTATTGAAGATTTTATAAACAATAAGACAATACATACTAATAACAGTTATAAAATTCATAGTTGGAGTTCAAAAGAATTAGTAGTTAAATCCACTACAAAAAACAACATCTACAATAAAATTCATTTTACTTTTAGTACTGACTATAATCAAATATTAAATAGGCTAAATATTGGAGACCTACACATTCATGATGGAGGAACAATAGATGGAGAGCCGAACGCAAGGTACTTGGAAAAATACTTGAAGTATTATGACTTTTTAAGCACTTTTTACTTGTTCTTTAATATGTCCAAAGAAGATAAAATACCTGTGGCATTGAGAAGAGAATTAATGCAAGTTGTGCATAACGATGTATTTATAACTGGAACAGATAAGGTTCAAACTGATGCACTTATCCCGAGTGGTATCAGAAATTGGAGCACAGTTTCATATACAAATGATACTGGATATAAATGTATATCAATTGAACAACCTATTGTATTTATATGCAATGATGAGCCTCAGTACGTAAAATTATCAGAAAAATTGATAAATTTATGGGAAAGCAGACTACAAGTGAGATTTAAACTAGAGATTTATAGCTGGGACGAGTTTGTTATTAAGTTATCAAATGGAAGCTATGATATAGCAAGAGCTGGCTGGGTTGCAGATTTTCCTCATCCTCATAGTTTTTATGAAGTACTATTATCTGATAGTGAGTCAAATTATTCAAAATGGAAGAATGAAAAATTTGACAATCTTATTAAAGAATCGAGAATTATAGAAGATTTACAAATTATGAAGCAGAAATTTATTAAGGCTGATTGTCTTTTAAAAAAAGAAATCCCTGTATTACCAATTTACGAACATAAACTAAGGCAGTTAATTGGTAACAATGTTATTAACTTTGACATTTCAAATACTG